A portion of the Mesobacillus sp. AQ2 genome contains these proteins:
- a CDS encoding electron transfer flavoprotein subunit alpha/FixB family protein, with the protein MARKVLVLGEARDGQLRNVSFEAIAAGKTVAEGGEVVGVLLGESVSSLGNDLYQYGADKVVAVEDAKLAQYTPDGFSQALMAVIEQENPEGIIFGHTSLGKDLAPKIASKLGSGLISDAVAVEEAGGNLVFTRPIYSGKAFEKKIVTDGLLFATIRPNNIAPLEKDAGKSGEVSTVSAEIKDLRTIIKDVVRKATEGVDLSEAKVVVAGGRGVKSEDGFEPLKELADVLGGAVGASRGACDADYCDYSLQIGQTGKVVTPDLYIAAGISGAIQHLAGMSNSKVIVAINKDPEANIFKVADYGIVGDLFEVVPMLTEEFKKLKVNA; encoded by the coding sequence ATGGCGAGAAAAGTATTAGTATTGGGAGAAGCGCGTGACGGACAGCTTAGGAATGTTTCTTTTGAAGCGATCGCGGCTGGAAAAACAGTTGCTGAGGGCGGAGAAGTAGTTGGAGTCTTGCTTGGCGAATCTGTAAGTTCTTTAGGCAATGACCTATATCAATATGGTGCCGACAAAGTTGTGGCTGTAGAAGATGCCAAACTGGCACAATATACACCAGACGGGTTTTCACAGGCATTGATGGCTGTCATCGAGCAGGAAAATCCTGAGGGCATCATTTTCGGACATACATCCCTTGGAAAAGACCTTGCACCGAAAATCGCAAGCAAACTGGGCTCTGGACTCATTTCAGATGCGGTAGCGGTAGAGGAAGCGGGAGGCAATCTTGTATTCACTCGCCCAATCTATTCAGGTAAGGCTTTTGAAAAGAAGATTGTCACTGATGGATTATTGTTTGCGACAATCCGTCCAAACAATATTGCTCCTTTGGAAAAAGATGCAGGCAAATCCGGTGAAGTATCAACTGTTTCAGCAGAAATCAAGGATTTAAGAACAATCATCAAGGATGTTGTCCGCAAAGCAACTGAAGGCGTAGACCTGTCAGAAGCAAAGGTCGTTGTAGCTGGAGGACGCGGTGTCAAGAGTGAAGATGGCTTCGAACCTCTCAAGGAACTGGCAGACGTCCTTGGCGGAGCGGTTGGCGCTTCCCGCGGTGCATGTGACGCTGACTATTGTGATTATTCACTTCAGATTGGCCAGACAGGCAAGGTTGTAACACCAGACTTATATATCGCTGCTGGTATCTCTGGAGCAATCCAGCACCTTGCAGGTATGTCAAACTCCAAAGTCATCGTAGCGATCAATAAAGATCCGGAAGCAAATATCTTTAAAGTGGCAGACTACGGAATCGTTGGTGACTTATTCGAGGTCGTTCCAATGCTTACTGAAGAGTTCAAAAAACTCAAAGTCAATGCTTAA
- a CDS encoding TetR/AcrR family transcriptional regulator: MKKNRPKYMQIIDAAVVVIAENGYHQAQVSKIAKQAGVADGTIYLYFKNKEDILISLFQEKMGYFVENIEEKIAGKKTATEKLYMLVETHFKMLSQDRHLAIVTQLELRQSNKDLRHKINEVLKGYLMLIDKIILEGIENGEFSGSLDLRLARQMIFGTVDETVTSWVMNEQKYNLPDLAEAVHQLLINGCGYHGAKPVL; the protein is encoded by the coding sequence TTGAAAAAAAACAGGCCGAAGTATATGCAAATAATTGATGCAGCAGTCGTCGTTATCGCAGAAAACGGCTATCACCAGGCGCAAGTGTCTAAAATAGCGAAGCAGGCTGGAGTGGCTGACGGGACCATTTATTTGTATTTCAAGAATAAAGAAGACATACTGATTTCTCTGTTCCAGGAGAAGATGGGTTACTTCGTAGAAAATATCGAAGAAAAAATTGCAGGAAAAAAGACAGCAACAGAGAAATTATACATGTTGGTCGAAACGCATTTCAAAATGCTTTCCCAGGACCGGCATCTTGCAATTGTGACCCAGCTGGAGCTAAGGCAGTCGAATAAGGACCTCCGTCATAAAATCAACGAGGTGCTGAAAGGCTACTTAATGCTGATCGACAAAATCATTTTGGAAGGCATAGAGAATGGAGAGTTTTCAGGCTCCCTGGATTTGCGTCTTGCTAGGCAGATGATTTTTGGTACGGTGGATGAAACTGTGACTTCATGGGTAATGAATGAACAGAAATACAATCTGCCAGACCTGGCTGAAGCGGTACACCAGCTGCTGATCAACGGCTGCGGTTACCACGGTGCCAAACCGGTCCTTTAA
- a CDS encoding NAD-dependent epimerase/dehydratase family protein produces the protein MKIIVTGGAGFIGCHLSRKLVEEGNEVLVIDAIHPYYSKKRKLDQLHYIGEAGPYRFEEKNLLDDEEDIRRIFLEFQADCVVHLAALPGVSYSLEAPGQYVDYDVKATVNVLKFSGESNVKKVIYASSSSVYGEQANKPLTEAMATGKVISPYAAAKYGAESFCHAFASMYKYDMTILRFFTVYGPWGRPDMAITKFIERILNGEEITVYGNGTSRDYTYIDDIIEGIYAAIHKAPGTNIMNLGSSCPVSIEELIEAIAKHFPDMKIHHAGFRQGDVTSTWADTSKAKELLGFQAKVPFDEGLARTVKWAVDYYGKE, from the coding sequence TTGAAAATAATCGTTACAGGCGGTGCCGGTTTCATCGGCTGCCACCTATCAAGAAAGTTAGTGGAAGAAGGCAATGAGGTACTGGTCATAGATGCAATCCATCCTTATTACTCAAAAAAAAGGAAATTGGACCAGCTGCATTACATTGGAGAAGCGGGACCGTATCGATTTGAGGAAAAGAACCTGCTGGATGATGAGGAGGATATCCGGAGAATTTTCCTTGAATTTCAGGCAGACTGTGTAGTTCACCTGGCAGCATTGCCTGGAGTCAGCTACTCACTTGAAGCCCCCGGGCAATATGTCGATTATGACGTAAAAGCGACCGTCAACGTCCTGAAGTTCTCCGGCGAGTCGAATGTAAAGAAGGTCATTTACGCTTCCTCATCTTCTGTATATGGAGAACAGGCGAATAAACCATTAACAGAAGCAATGGCAACTGGCAAAGTGATCTCACCCTACGCTGCAGCTAAATATGGTGCCGAATCCTTTTGCCATGCATTCGCTAGCATGTACAAGTATGATATGACAATCCTTAGGTTCTTTACAGTGTATGGTCCATGGGGCCGGCCAGATATGGCGATCACAAAGTTTATAGAAAGAATTTTGAACGGTGAAGAAATCACGGTTTATGGCAATGGGACATCACGTGATTATACTTACATAGATGATATAATTGAAGGGATTTATGCAGCAATCCATAAAGCGCCTGGAACGAATATTATGAATTTAGGATCTTCCTGCCCAGTTTCCATCGAGGAATTGATAGAGGCTATCGCAAAACATTTTCCAGATATGAAGATTCACCATGCAGGGTTCAGGCAGGGGGATGTGACATCGACCTGGGCTGATACCTCCAAAGCCAAGGAACTGCTGGGTTTCCAGGCCAAAGTTCCTTTCGATGAAGGGTTGGCCAGAACAGTGAAGTGGGCAGTTGATTACTATGGCAAGGAATAA
- a CDS encoding enoyl-CoA hydratase, with the protein MEYLKWSTEDRIATITIARPPANALASGLLKEISAVLDEIEGNEEVRVILIHGEGRFFSAGADIKEFTTIKTGEDFGKLAEYGQDLFERMEYFPKPIIAAIHGAALGGGLELAMACHFRLVAENAKLGLPELQLGLVPGFAGSQRLPRYVGVARAAEMLFTSDPITGVEAVQYGLANHAYPEEELLENAYKLAGKIAKKSPVSIGAAIKLLNYTKHEAFYKGVKDEAKLFGDVFLSEDGQEGIKAFLEKRQPEFKGR; encoded by the coding sequence GTGGAGTATCTTAAATGGTCTACGGAGGACAGGATTGCAACAATTACGATTGCCCGTCCGCCAGCGAATGCCCTTGCTTCAGGACTGCTAAAGGAAATATCGGCAGTGCTTGATGAAATCGAGGGAAATGAAGAAGTCAGGGTCATCCTGATCCATGGTGAAGGGAGATTCTTCTCTGCAGGAGCAGATATCAAGGAATTCACCACAATCAAAACCGGTGAAGACTTTGGGAAGCTCGCAGAGTATGGACAAGATCTTTTTGAGCGCATGGAATACTTTCCGAAGCCGATTATCGCAGCTATCCATGGTGCTGCACTGGGTGGAGGACTGGAGCTTGCAATGGCTTGCCACTTCAGGCTTGTCGCAGAAAATGCTAAATTAGGATTGCCCGAATTGCAGCTCGGATTGGTTCCTGGATTTGCAGGGAGCCAGCGTCTTCCAAGATATGTTGGTGTTGCCAGAGCAGCGGAAATGCTGTTCACAAGCGATCCGATCACAGGGGTGGAAGCAGTACAATACGGCCTCGCCAACCACGCCTACCCAGAAGAGGAATTGCTTGAAAACGCATACAAGCTGGCCGGCAAGATTGCGAAGAAGAGTCCTGTATCCATTGGGGCAGCTATCAAACTCTTAAACTATACGAAGCATGAAGCCTTTTACAAAGGGGTCAAAGATGAGGCGAAACTCTTCGGCGATGTCTTCCTGTCAGAGGATGGCCAGGAAGGAATCAAGGCATTCCTTGAAAAAAGACAGCCGGAGTTTAAAGGCAGATAA
- a CDS encoding electron transfer flavoprotein subunit beta/FixA family protein, which yields MNIYVLMKRTFDTEEKITLSNGKINEDGAEFIINPYDEYAIEEAIQVRDAHGGEVTVVSVGNEEAEKQLRTALAMGADKAVLINIEDDIEDGDQFTTSKILAEYLKDKEADLILGGNVAIDGGSGQVGPRVAEQLGMPYVTTITKLEINGTTATITRDVEGDSEVIETSLPVLVTAQQGLNEPRYPSLPGIMKAKKKPLEELELDDLDLDEDDVEAKTKTIEIYLPPQKEAGKVLQGELADQVKELVSLLHTEAKVV from the coding sequence ATGAATATTTACGTTCTAATGAAGAGGACATTCGATACAGAAGAAAAAATCACGCTCTCAAACGGCAAAATCAATGAAGATGGTGCGGAATTCATCATCAACCCTTACGATGAATATGCAATCGAAGAAGCTATCCAGGTCAGGGATGCCCATGGCGGAGAAGTAACAGTTGTTTCTGTCGGAAACGAGGAAGCAGAGAAGCAGCTTCGTACAGCCCTGGCAATGGGAGCGGATAAAGCAGTATTGATCAATATCGAAGATGACATAGAAGACGGAGACCAGTTCACAACTTCAAAAATCCTTGCTGAATACCTGAAGGATAAAGAAGCCGACTTGATCCTTGGCGGAAATGTCGCAATCGATGGCGGATCCGGACAGGTAGGACCACGAGTTGCTGAACAACTTGGTATGCCTTATGTAACGACCATTACTAAACTGGAAATCAACGGAACTACTGCTACAATCACTAGAGACGTAGAAGGGGATTCTGAAGTCATTGAGACAAGCCTGCCGGTTCTTGTAACAGCGCAGCAGGGCTTGAACGAGCCGCGTTATCCATCTCTTCCGGGAATCATGAAAGCGAAGAAAAAGCCTCTTGAAGAGCTAGAACTTGATGATCTTGATCTTGATGAAGACGATGTGGAAGCTAAGACGAAAACAATCGAAATTTATCTTCCTCCGCAAAAAGAGGCAGGAAAAGTCCTTCAAGGTGAGTTAGCCGACCAGGTTAAGGAACTTGTCAGCCTGCTTCACACAGAAGCAAAAGTCGTTTAA
- a CDS encoding glycosyltransferase family 2 protein, with translation MNLNKVIVFLPAFNEEESIAEVIGNIPRSFAGAAQVEVLVIDDGSTDGTVAEAKKAGADHVISFEKNRGLGAAVRKGIQECYKMGADVGVMIDADGEYPAWQIPDIVKPIINGEADYTMGSRFMGTIKGMKFHRRMGNYFFTFLQTLLLRKWLFDGQSGMRAFSRQVLKHAEIIHDYNYAQVLTLNLVRKGFRVLEVPIQYRVRTTGTSFISFKKYMTNVVPAVYREMSRPVSKLAGEEIFQRKGSKKSDKKVTVIKYD, from the coding sequence ATGAATTTGAATAAAGTGATCGTATTTTTACCGGCTTTTAATGAGGAAGAGTCAATAGCTGAAGTGATTGGCAATATACCGCGCAGTTTTGCCGGTGCTGCTCAGGTGGAAGTGCTGGTCATTGACGATGGATCTACCGATGGAACAGTTGCTGAAGCAAAAAAGGCAGGGGCAGACCATGTCATCAGCTTTGAAAAAAACCGCGGCCTGGGTGCCGCGGTCCGAAAGGGAATACAAGAGTGCTATAAGATGGGTGCAGATGTCGGTGTAATGATCGATGCAGATGGAGAATATCCAGCCTGGCAAATTCCAGACATCGTCAAGCCAATCATAAATGGAGAAGCTGATTATACGATGGGCTCTCGATTTATGGGCACAATAAAAGGAATGAAATTTCACCGCAGGATGGGGAATTATTTTTTTACATTTTTGCAAACCTTATTATTAAGAAAATGGCTTTTTGACGGACAATCGGGAATGAGGGCATTTTCGAGGCAGGTACTTAAGCATGCAGAAATCATCCATGATTACAATTATGCGCAAGTATTGACACTGAACCTTGTCCGAAAAGGCTTCAGGGTGCTGGAGGTGCCAATCCAATACCGCGTGAGGACAACGGGCACATCCTTTATTTCGTTCAAAAAATATATGACGAATGTGGTGCCTGCCGTCTACCGGGAAATGTCCAGGCCGGTATCTAAACTTGCTGGAGAAGAGATTTTTCAACGTAAAGGCAGTAAAAAAAGTGACAAAAAGGTGACGGTTATCAAATATGATTGA
- a CDS encoding FTR1 family protein — protein MEVQALLITFREVLEALLIIGIITTYLKRMDHSKYTKYVWLGAGLAVLASIGVAILFQVVFTGFAAMGSEIYLKIGIMIVSTVLLTQMVFWMASHSKNLKGNMEGKMNKFISTGNIVGMVIHSFLVVLREGIETVFFFAAITGGNIGAAMQGWGAITGTLIAVVVSYMFFKGTMKVNLKTFFQITGAFIILISAGLLVQAISMMQDINLIGSVMYHVYDITWLLPEHPIDYAHYLRDTGAAPLISGDVGIFLKALFGYSSMPSIEEVIAYIGYFAAIFLLTSSRSSKKQQAAEKTAEAKQVNVLKPQVK, from the coding sequence ATGGAAGTTCAAGCGTTATTGATTACTTTTCGTGAAGTATTGGAAGCATTATTAATTATCGGGATCATCACAACCTATCTAAAAAGGATGGATCATTCCAAATATACGAAGTATGTGTGGCTGGGAGCGGGTCTTGCCGTTCTTGCGAGCATCGGGGTAGCGATCCTGTTCCAGGTCGTGTTCACCGGATTCGCAGCGATGGGCAGCGAGATCTACCTCAAGATCGGAATCATGATTGTATCGACGGTCCTTCTGACCCAGATGGTATTTTGGATGGCGAGCCACAGCAAAAACCTTAAAGGCAATATGGAAGGGAAAATGAATAAATTCATCTCGACAGGCAATATTGTCGGTATGGTCATCCATTCATTCCTCGTTGTCTTGCGTGAAGGAATCGAGACAGTGTTCTTTTTTGCAGCGATCACCGGCGGTAACATCGGTGCTGCAATGCAGGGATGGGGAGCGATTACCGGAACACTGATTGCTGTAGTCGTTTCCTATATGTTCTTCAAAGGCACAATGAAGGTGAATCTCAAGACATTCTTCCAGATTACAGGAGCTTTCATCATCCTGATATCTGCCGGTTTGCTTGTACAGGCAATCTCAATGATGCAGGACATTAACTTGATTGGAAGCGTCATGTACCATGTTTACGATATTACATGGCTGTTGCCTGAACACCCGATTGATTATGCACACTATCTCCGGGACACCGGTGCAGCACCGCTCATATCCGGTGATGTCGGAATCTTCCTGAAGGCGTTGTTCGGATATTCTTCAATGCCATCCATCGAGGAAGTCATTGCTTATATTGGCTACTTTGCGGCAATTTTCCTGCTGACATCATCACGCAGCTCCAAGAAACAGCAGGCTGCTGAAAAAACGGCAGAAGCGAAGCAGGTCAATGTACTGAAGCCACAAGTAAAATAA
- the uvrC gene encoding excinuclease ABC subunit UvrC, protein MNEQIRNKLALLPAQPGCYLMKDRQGTIIYVGKAKVLKNRVRSYFTGSHDGKTLRLVNEIEDFEYIVTSSDMEALLLEINLIKKHDPKYNIMLKDDKSYPFIKLTAERHPKLIITRKVKKDSGKYFGPYPNVQAANETKKLLDRIYPLRKCSTLPDRVCLYYHMGQCLAPCIKDVGKEEYKQITDEITKFLNGGYKDIKVDLTAKMAAAAEELDFERAKEFRDKIAHIEATMEKQKMTTTDFTDRDVFGYAVDKGWMCVQVFFIRQGKLIEREVSMFPIHNEPEEDILTYLGQFYSKNEHFKPKEILVPESVDLEMAEGLLGVKVLKPQRGKKKELVHLASKNARIALQEKFSLIERDEERTINAVENLGKQMGIYTPHRIESFDNSNIQGTDPVSAMIVFIDGKPEKREYRKYKIKSVKGPDDYESMREVVRRRYTRVLREGLPLPDLIIIDGGKGHIESARDVLENELGLDIPIAGLAKDDKHRTSQLLYGNPLQVIELPRNSQEFYLLQRIQDEVHRFAITFHRQLRGKSAFQSILDDIGGIGEKRKKALLKHFGSVKKMREASVEELSAAGLPANVAQELYQKLQD, encoded by the coding sequence ATGAATGAGCAAATCAGAAATAAGCTTGCCCTTCTCCCTGCGCAGCCAGGATGTTATTTAATGAAGGACAGGCAGGGAACCATCATTTATGTGGGGAAAGCCAAGGTCTTGAAAAACAGGGTGCGCTCCTATTTTACCGGATCGCATGACGGCAAGACACTTCGGCTAGTGAATGAAATCGAGGATTTCGAGTATATTGTCACCTCATCCGATATGGAGGCACTGCTGCTTGAAATCAATCTGATCAAAAAACATGACCCGAAATACAATATCATGCTCAAGGATGACAAGAGCTATCCTTTCATCAAGCTGACGGCAGAACGGCACCCAAAGCTGATCATCACCCGTAAGGTCAAAAAAGACAGCGGCAAATATTTTGGGCCGTATCCGAACGTCCAGGCAGCGAATGAGACGAAGAAGCTGCTCGACAGAATTTATCCGCTCAGGAAATGCTCGACGCTGCCGGACCGCGTCTGCCTCTATTACCATATGGGACAGTGCCTAGCACCCTGTATTAAGGACGTCGGCAAGGAAGAGTATAAGCAGATTACCGATGAAATCACAAAATTCCTGAATGGCGGTTATAAGGACATCAAGGTTGATTTGACGGCAAAAATGGCTGCCGCTGCCGAGGAACTGGATTTTGAGAGGGCAAAGGAATTCCGCGACAAGATTGCCCACATCGAGGCAACGATGGAAAAGCAGAAGATGACCACGACAGACTTTACCGACCGGGACGTGTTTGGCTATGCTGTCGATAAAGGCTGGATGTGTGTCCAGGTATTTTTTATCCGCCAGGGGAAATTGATTGAAAGGGAAGTTTCGATGTTCCCGATCCATAATGAACCTGAGGAAGATATTCTCACATATCTTGGCCAATTTTATTCGAAAAATGAGCATTTCAAGCCAAAAGAGATATTGGTGCCCGAAAGCGTCGATCTCGAAATGGCAGAGGGATTGCTTGGTGTAAAAGTACTTAAGCCTCAGCGCGGCAAGAAGAAAGAGCTTGTCCACTTGGCTTCAAAAAATGCCCGGATCGCCCTTCAGGAAAAGTTCTCCCTGATCGAGCGCGATGAGGAAAGGACCATCAACGCAGTTGAGAACCTTGGAAAACAAATGGGGATCTATACACCGCATCGGATCGAATCATTTGATAACTCCAATATCCAGGGAACTGACCCGGTTTCAGCGATGATCGTATTCATTGATGGGAAACCGGAGAAAAGGGAGTACCGGAAATATAAAATCAAATCAGTGAAGGGGCCAGATGACTACGAGTCGATGAGGGAAGTCGTCCGCCGCCGGTATACCCGGGTGTTGAGAGAGGGTTTGCCGCTGCCGGATTTGATCATCATCGATGGCGGAAAAGGGCATATCGAGTCCGCCCGGGATGTCCTGGAGAATGAATTAGGTCTTGATATTCCGATTGCCGGCCTGGCCAAGGATGATAAGCACAGGACTTCCCAGCTGCTATATGGCAATCCATTGCAGGTGATTGAATTGCCGCGGAACAGCCAGGAGTTTTACCTGCTGCAAAGGATCCAGGATGAGGTGCACCGCTTTGCCATCACCTTCCACCGGCAGCTGAGAGGAAAAAGCGCTTTCCAATCGATCCTCGATGATATCGGAGGCATTGGCGAAAAGCGGAAGAAAGCGCTGCTGAAACATTTCGGTTCAGTCAAAAAAATGCGAGAAGCCTCTGTTGAGGAATTGAGTGCAGCCGGGCTGCCGGCGAATGTTGCTCAGGAACTATATCAGAAATTACAGGATTAA
- a CDS encoding lysylphosphatidylglycerol synthase transmembrane domain-containing protein, whose product MARNKSLLFKIVGMILVIIFAILSFRYFHIGTLIDESIHFWRSGFLLWGAAFTYLLAFLIRALAWKVYIPKQVKYLNCVQGIFLSLSINHITPVKAGDFFRAGFLAAKEQELTVDESANSVIFMRFLDIVTLASITGAGLLILGKDLVFNLSLPLLAAFAILAVIGIMLLNRFFSGFVQKHLIMLKDALSQKRSLYLFPLVIISWVLESFVIWNVAKSMGISLSFIEGLWVNSLTVGGQVFQITPGGISTYESVMTSALAILGIGTREAYTASILSHGFKFVFSYFTGLLLLISSPAYFRRELRNFRSGRKKD is encoded by the coding sequence ATGGCAAGGAATAAGTCCTTACTTTTTAAAATCGTTGGAATGATTCTCGTGATCATTTTTGCGATCCTATCATTCAGATACTTCCATATCGGCACATTGATAGACGAGAGCATCCATTTTTGGAGGTCAGGTTTTCTGTTATGGGGTGCCGCATTTACATACCTCCTTGCATTTCTAATCAGGGCCCTGGCATGGAAAGTATATATTCCGAAACAAGTGAAGTACTTGAACTGTGTGCAGGGTATATTTTTAAGTTTATCCATCAATCATATTACGCCTGTCAAAGCAGGGGATTTTTTTCGTGCGGGGTTCCTGGCCGCCAAGGAACAAGAATTGACCGTCGATGAATCCGCCAATTCCGTGATTTTTATGCGGTTCCTCGATATAGTTACATTGGCATCCATTACCGGAGCAGGATTATTGATCTTAGGCAAAGATCTTGTCTTCAATCTCTCCTTGCCATTATTGGCAGCTTTCGCGATTCTCGCTGTCATCGGAATTATGCTTCTAAACCGTTTTTTTTCTGGTTTTGTCCAAAAGCATCTGATAATGTTGAAGGATGCTTTGTCCCAAAAAAGGAGTCTCTATCTATTCCCATTGGTCATCATCAGTTGGGTATTGGAGAGCTTCGTCATCTGGAATGTCGCAAAGTCCATGGGGATCTCTCTTTCTTTCATTGAAGGCTTGTGGGTTAATTCCCTTACTGTTGGAGGCCAGGTTTTCCAAATTACACCTGGCGGAATATCAACGTATGAATCAGTTATGACATCCGCTTTGGCCATTTTGGGGATTGGGACCAGGGAGGCCTATACAGCTTCCATTTTAAGCCATGGCTTTAAATTTGTTTTTTCATATTTTACTGGCCTGCTGTTATTGATTTCCTCTCCTGCATATTTTCGCAGGGAACTAAGGAATTTCAGGTCAGGGAGAAAGAAGGATTAA
- a CDS encoding alkaline phosphatase family protein, whose product MKSASKFEKFAARSWNLLNEGKPFTPIFTIGTMVLFHLGDLGSAGRFTEFLFALLTVLPLFIMYFIYDFPLFLRNYLWIPFIVFIVFWPDLNLSLLLFAAGLYFFFTVFFWGTFYYHLRIGTSWLNFTRFWKLVLKNSDSTSGNAQEQLPKFLLLLSVWELSYTAISGGSGLPLADLVIFYGFILLFAFILHKYLFDWKPKAYETYTKDEGPDVPQNGLSDKVIVIVIDGMRKERFYEANTPFLDQLKENGTEYLNMETLYPARTVVCFSSMFTGTYPFEHGIKSNMVYKLGVNTETIFDSLRKVGKRGRLLGIAHLVDAMGSDVETVTAVMHKDKADTNMLARARKIMDEQDPDMFVVQMIGTDQVGHSRGVLYDDYIEKIEEADALIKEFVEWLEAEGKMENTTLVVCADHGQADGIGGHGHLDEGERFVPFFMHGPHIRKGNKVQEKHSLVSLAPTISYLMGAPYPASSRGKVLMDAIKAEKEENEFE is encoded by the coding sequence ATGAAAAGCGCATCTAAATTTGAAAAATTTGCGGCCCGAAGCTGGAATCTGCTTAATGAGGGGAAGCCATTCACGCCAATTTTCACGATTGGCACCATGGTATTATTCCACCTCGGCGATTTGGGCAGCGCGGGAAGGTTCACAGAGTTCCTTTTCGCCCTGCTTACAGTCCTGCCGCTGTTTATCATGTATTTTATTTATGATTTTCCGTTGTTTTTGAGAAACTATCTATGGATTCCGTTTATCGTATTTATCGTTTTTTGGCCCGATCTTAACTTAAGTTTGCTGCTGTTTGCAGCTGGCCTTTATTTTTTCTTTACCGTGTTTTTCTGGGGGACGTTTTATTACCACTTAAGAATTGGCACTTCCTGGCTGAACTTCACGAGATTTTGGAAGCTCGTTTTAAAGAACAGTGATTCGACAAGCGGTAATGCCCAGGAGCAGCTTCCGAAGTTCTTGCTGCTGCTCTCCGTATGGGAATTGTCATATACCGCGATTTCTGGCGGCTCTGGTCTTCCCCTGGCGGATTTAGTGATCTTTTATGGCTTCATATTATTGTTTGCCTTTATTTTGCACAAATATTTATTCGACTGGAAACCAAAGGCTTATGAAACATATACAAAGGATGAGGGGCCTGATGTTCCTCAAAATGGCCTTTCCGATAAGGTGATTGTCATCGTCATTGATGGAATGCGCAAGGAACGTTTTTACGAGGCGAATACGCCTTTTCTCGACCAGTTAAAAGAGAATGGCACGGAATATCTGAATATGGAAACATTGTACCCTGCGAGAACCGTGGTGTGCTTCAGTTCAATGTTTACCGGTACCTATCCGTTTGAGCATGGCATAAAATCCAATATGGTCTATAAGCTTGGGGTCAATACGGAAACGATCTTTGACTCGCTGAGGAAAGTTGGCAAAAGGGGAAGACTGCTTGGCATAGCCCATCTGGTTGATGCAATGGGAAGCGATGTCGAGACCGTGACGGCTGTGATGCATAAGGATAAAGCTGACACTAATATGCTGGCCAGGGCAAGAAAAATCATGGACGAGCAGGACCCTGACATGTTTGTCGTGCAAATGATTGGGACAGACCAGGTTGGACACAGCCGCGGAGTCCTCTATGATGATTATATTGAAAAAATCGAGGAAGCCGACGCACTGATTAAGGAGTTTGTTGAATGGCTCGAGGCAGAAGGAAAAATGGAGAACACTACGCTTGTCGTTTGTGCAGACCATGGGCAGGCTGACGGAATCGGGGGCCATGGCCACCTTGATGAAGGTGAAAGATTTGTTCCATTTTTCATGCATGGGCCGCATATCAGGAAGGGAAATAAAGTCCAGGAAAAGCATAGCCTCGTCTCACTTGCTCCGACGATTTCCTATCTGATGGGAGCGCCGTATCCAGCAAGCAGCAGGGGCAAAGTCTTAATGGACGCAATCAAAGCAGAGAAGGAAGAGAATGAATTTGAATAA
- the trxA gene encoding thioredoxin, translated as MAITHATDATFANETGSGLVLVDFWAPWCGPCKMIAPVLEELDSEMGDKVKIVKLDVDDNQETAAQYGIMSIPTLLVLKDGQPVDKVIGFQPKEALAGRLQQHI; from the coding sequence ATGGCTATTACACATGCTACTGACGCAACTTTTGCTAACGAAACAGGATCAGGCCTAGTGCTTGTTGATTTTTGGGCACCATGGTGCGGCCCTTGTAAGATGATCGCTCCTGTGCTTGAAGAATTAGATTCAGAAATGGGCGACAAAGTGAAAATCGTGAAGCTTGATGTGGATGACAACCAGGAAACTGCAGCACAATACGGCATCATGAGCATTCCGACATTGCTTGTCCTTAAAGATGGACAGCCGGTTGATAAAGTAATCGGTTTCCAGCCAAAAGAAGCACTTGCAGGACGTCTTCAGCAGCATATCTAA